A region of the Kaistia geumhonensis genome:
CTATGCCGAGCTGCTCGATCACGGCGGCCATCCGGTGATGCGCTGGATGGCGGGCAACGCGGTCGTTCGCTTCGACGAAAACCTGAACTTCGCGCCGGCTAAGAAGCGCTCGGCCGAGAAGATCGACGGCATCGTTGCCGGTGTCATGGCGGCAGGCCTCGCCTTCCGCAACGACGACGCAAAATCCTTCTGGGAAACGACCTGACGAATGGGCATCTGGTCCTGGCTCCCCTGGGGGCGGAAGAACGCCGACCCGACCGAGCGTCAGGCCTGGCTGCGCGGCGGACTTCCGACCGGCGCACCACTGACGCCGGAAACGGCCCTCAGCACCACGACTGTGCTCGCCTGCTGCCGTGTGCTGATGAACGGCGTCGCGCAGGTGCCGTTTCGCCTTTATCGGGAAGCCGACGACCGCCGTAAGCCGGCGAGCGATCACCCGCTTTATTCGCTGCTCTATCGGCGGCCGAACAAGTGGCAAACGGCCTTCGAGTTCCGCCAGACACTCGTGCTGCATCTGGCGCTCACCTGGAATGCCTACGTCTTCGTCAATCGGGTCGGTATCGCGCGCAACATCTTCGAGCTGATCATCATCGAGCCGCAGCGCGTCACCGTCGAGCGCCGCGACGATCTTTCGCTCGTCTATCGCGTGACCGGCGAGAAGGGTGAGCAACAGGTATTCCCTGCCGAGGCGATCTGGCATCTGCGCGGCCCGTCGTGGAACAGCTATCTCGGCATGAACCCGCTTCGGCTGGCTGCGGAGGCGATCGGGCTTGCGGCTGCGCTGGAGCGCGGCCAGGCCGAGTTTCAGAAGAACGGCGCCGCGGTCTCCGGCTCCTATTCCGTGGAGGAAAAGCTCTCGCCAGAGCGCTACGAGTTCCTGGCGAAGTGGATCGACAGGCACGCCGTCGGCGGCGACCGGGCCGCCAAGCCTATGATCCTCGACATGGGGGCCGAATGGGCATCGCATGCGATGTCCAGTGTCGATCAACAGCTGATCGAGACGCGCAAATTCCAGATCGAGGAGATCTGCCGCGCCTTCAACATCATGCCGATAATGGTCGGGCATGGCGGCGACACCTCGCCGACCTATGCCAGCGCAGAGCAGTTCTTCCTGGCGCATGTCGTGCACACGCTCTCGCCCTGGTACGAGCTGATCGAGCAGAGCGCCGACGTCAACCTACTTACCGAGGAAGAGCGCGCGGCCGGCTACTACACGAAGTTCACGCCCAACGCGCTGATGCGCGGCGCCGCAAACGACCGCGCCAACTTCTATTCCAAGGGCCTCGGCGCCGGCGGCACGAAGGGC
Encoded here:
- a CDS encoding phage portal protein, which codes for MGIWSWLPWGRKNADPTERQAWLRGGLPTGAPLTPETALSTTTVLACCRVLMNGVAQVPFRLYREADDRRKPASDHPLYSLLYRRPNKWQTAFEFRQTLVLHLALTWNAYVFVNRVGIARNIFELIIIEPQRVTVERRDDLSLVYRVTGEKGEQQVFPAEAIWHLRGPSWNSYLGMNPLRLAAEAIGLAAALERGQAEFQKNGAAVSGSYSVEEKLSPERYEFLAKWIDRHAVGGDRAAKPMILDMGAEWASHAMSSVDQQLIETRKFQIEEICRAFNIMPIMVGHGGDTSPTYASAEQFFLAHVVHTLSPWYELIEQSADVNLLTEEERAAGYYTKFTPNALMRGAANDRANFYSKGLGAGGTKGWLTQNDVRRLEDMDPSDDPRANELPQPTAKPGTSPADPSNTPGDPNAQ